The proteins below are encoded in one region of Campylobacter helveticus:
- a CDS encoding FAD-dependent oxidoreductase translates to MSQQEFDVLVVGAGISGAALFYELARYTNIKNIALIEKYHAPATINSKSTSNSQTIHCGDIETNYTIEKAHKVKRTADMIVKYGLLQNAQNKFMFSHQKMALAVGDVECKYMKERYEEFKELYSYIRFFDKEKIKQIEPKVVLGEDGVSDRKENIVAMGVEAGEVFTTVDFAKMSESLVEEGQKQGKNTLVAFNEEVVHISKNDGIFTIRTANFKEYKAKTVVVNAGAHSLYLAHKMGLGLDKSCWPVAGSFYLTKQKLLNGKVYMVQNPKLPFAALHGDPDLMADMNTRFGPTALVIPKLERYKGLKSVPEFFEALKLDRVVLSVSLGMFKDSTIRNYILYNYLYELPFINKKLFVKNARKIVPSLKAEQLYYAKGFGGVRPQVIDKTKRELMLGEASINEVEGIIFNMTPSPGATSCLGNAERDAKMVCDYLGAKFDEDKFSTELL, encoded by the coding sequence ATGAGCCAGCAAGAATTTGATGTGTTGGTTGTAGGAGCTGGAATTTCTGGTGCAGCTTTATTTTATGAGCTTGCTAGATATACAAATATTAAAAACATCGCATTAATTGAAAAATATCACGCCCCAGCGACCATAAACAGCAAAAGCACAAGTAATTCCCAAACCATACATTGTGGTGATATAGAAACAAATTACACCATAGAAAAAGCACATAAGGTTAAACGCACAGCTGATATGATAGTTAAATATGGACTTTTGCAAAATGCGCAAAATAAATTTATGTTTTCGCATCAAAAAATGGCTTTAGCTGTGGGCGATGTGGAATGTAAGTATATGAAAGAACGCTATGAGGAATTTAAGGAACTTTATTCTTATATTCGTTTTTTTGATAAAGAAAAAATTAAGCAAATTGAACCTAAGGTGGTTTTAGGTGAAGATGGTGTTAGTGATAGAAAAGAAAATATTGTCGCTATGGGTGTTGAAGCGGGAGAGGTTTTTACAACTGTTGATTTTGCCAAAATGAGTGAGAGCTTGGTTGAAGAGGGACAAAAGCAGGGTAAAAACACTTTGGTGGCATTTAATGAAGAGGTTGTGCATATCTCTAAAAATGATGGAATTTTTACTATAAGAACGGCAAATTTTAAAGAATATAAGGCCAAAACTGTTGTGGTAAATGCAGGTGCACACTCTTTATATCTTGCTCATAAAATGGGTTTAGGGCTTGATAAGTCTTGTTGGCCTGTGGCAGGTAGTTTTTATCTTACAAAACAAAAGCTTTTAAATGGTAAGGTTTATATGGTGCAAAACCCTAAACTTCCATTTGCGGCATTGCACGGAGACCCTGATTTGATGGCTGATATGAATACGCGTTTTGGTCCTACTGCTTTGGTAATTCCTAAGCTTGAGCGCTATAAGGGTTTAAAATCTGTGCCAGAATTTTTCGAAGCTTTAAAGCTTGATAGAGTTGTGCTAAGTGTTAGTTTGGGTATGTTTAAAGACTCTACGATTAGAAATTATATACTTTATAATTATTTATATGAGTTGCCTTTCATCAATAAAAAATTATTTGTGAAAAATGCAAGGAAAATTGTCCCAAGTTTAAAAGCCGAGCAGCTTTATTATGCTAAGGGGTTTGGTGGGGTGCGTCCGCAGGTCATCGACAAAACAAAAAGAGAGCTTATGCTAGGCGAGGCTAGTATAAATGAAGTCGAGGGCATTATTTTTAATATGACTCCAAGTCCTGGTGCGACAAGTTGTCTTGGTAATGCCGAAAGAGACGCAAAGATGGTTTGTGATTATTTGGGTGCTAAATTTGATGAGGATAAATTTAGCACAGAATTATTATGA